In Maylandia zebra isolate NMK-2024a linkage group LG12, Mzebra_GT3a, whole genome shotgun sequence, a single genomic region encodes these proteins:
- the LOC112435653 gene encoding uncharacterized protein LOC112435653 isoform X2: MVHCKKKKPDLEQSGGNGTENRLLSQRYGQNRAGLSCKRCSFKSKSLSDLAHHYRMVHPLSAKLSKKTSASWRVEDQSDRPGSLSSKVFKCLYCSANFNSKKGLHTHCGLKHPEAVIERYEQEQKPEQQLQKCLHKTLKSSITAEKSSNKQLYKCQMCTYKGRYQYLQRHYKNTHKLDAVSIYKLLEKYNKRKWNSPSNVLKSGNSTKVKCLKCPELTFKSSQLLIDHYSTFHRSEWKLDFTVLSLGSKTMKTTGVYKCDHCNTQLNGIRKLCYHMDRHRARMLKKAKAAQRKESLISTTLEQESSEPCRQDEMTTLETVNEVNRWNGTRVQSAATSELSDVQQPELESNGDKHTCKQCGRMFMSLKGLHSHEHSHAAIKKLDNSSTSGLKHKKTLEMHMETGHSTCQSKPTHQKDLCCPFCLYQTKNKNNMIDHIVLHRGERVVPIEVRRPKLSRCHQGIIFGSKKVMKNHELVGQGSLDQLEASVDNVPVTEEEEEHLSNMDQLDKDRGEVEMEDLFADCDEVPQAENLEENYTTEKSALQIRECQETNGESPGETSESDIQHENAKPNSTVQQELQKQAELVLLETAREQETGKVEQSVTEVKITDTPCEDYGDSEEDRQTNENQAQPEFTESGDKQQMETGNVEQSVTEVKITDTPCEDYGDPEEERQTNEDQAQPEFTESGDKQQMETGNVEQSVTEVKITDTPCEDYGNPEEERQTYENQAQPEFTESGDKQQMETGNVEQSVTEVKITDIPCEDYGNPEEERQTYENQAQPEFTESGDKQQMETGNVEQSVTEVKITDTPCEDYGDPEEERQTNENQAQPEFTESGDKQQMETGNVEQSVTEVKITDTPCEDYGDPEEERQTNENQAQPEFTESGDKQQMETGNVEQSVTEVKSTDTPCEDYGNPEEERQTYENQAQPEFTESGDKQQMETGNVEQSVTEVKITDTPCEDYGDPEEERQTYENQAQPEFTESGDKQQMETGNVEQSVTEVKITDTPCEDYGDPEEERQTYENQAQPEFTESGDEQQMETGNVEQSVTEVKITDTPCEDYGDPEEERQTNENQAQPEFTESGDKQQMETGNVEQSVTEVKITDTPCEDYGDPEEERQTNENQAQPEFTESGDKQQMETGNVEQSVTEVKITDTPCEDYGNPEEERQTNENQAQPEFTESGDKQQMETGNVEQSVTEVKITDTPCEDYGDPEEERQTNENQAQPEFTESGDKQQMETENDFKVDEETPAEKQDVKALEHKTLNIEAKVEDDILRHILQLANDDSKMHNKADEGKTVKMEKGTEASDIPLAEESNFPLFQNPKNQVGIEANSALTKLNIAHVNNTRTEESLKIERHMLTLPPTCAQLKMITGDILGVSFTKLKQEEVHTQQSSEQEPKPCTEIPVLEKECLKKEVHSPECFKEEEEKGPFEQKQNQESEMLTEDEERHQDQAPGDHDGMKDDDCLQEPEDCSWQCPL; this comes from the exons ATGGTCCATTGTAAAAAGAAGAAGCCTGATCTAGAGCAGAGTGGAGGCAATGGCACTGAAAACAGATTGCTATCCCAAAGATACGGACAAAATAGAGCTGGTTTGTCTTGCAAAAGATGCTCTTTTAAATCTAAATCTTTGTCAGATCTGGCACACCATTACCGAATGGTTCATCCTTTGAGTGCAAAACTTTCCAAGAAAACAAGCGCAAGCTGGCGGGTGGAAGACCAAAGTGACAGACCCGGCTCATTGTCCTCCAAAGTGTTCAAGTGCCTTTACTGCTCTGCAAATTTTAATAGCAAAAAGGGTCTCCACACTCACTGTGGATTGAAACACCCGGAAGCTGTAATTGAAAGATATGAACAAGAACAAAAACCAGAACAGCAGCTCCAAAAATGTCTGCATAAGACATTGAAGTCTAGCATAACAGCAGAAAAAAGCAGCAACAAACAGTTGTACAAGTGCCAGATGTGCACCTATAAAGGACGATATCAATACCTCCAGCGCCACTACAAAAATACTCACAAATTGGATGCAGTCAGTATTTACAAACTTCTTGAGAAATATAATAAGCGTAAATGGAACTCTCCCAGCAACGTACTTAAATCAGGCAACAGCACAAAGgttaaatgtttgaaatgtcCAGAATTAACATTCAAGTCGTCGCAGCTGCTCATTGACCACTATAGTACTTTTCACCGCTCAGAGTGGAAATTGGACTTTACTGTGTTGTCACTAGGATCGAAGACAATGAAAACCACAGGGGTTTACAAATGTGACCACTGCAACACACAATTAAATGGGATTAGAAAGTTGTGTTATCACATGGATCGCCACAGAGCAAGGATGCTAAAGAAGGCCAAGGCTGCGCAGAGAAAGGAGTCGCTTATTAGCACAACACTAGAGCAAGAATCCAGCGAG cccTGCAGGCAAGATGAAATGACCACATTGGAAACTGTGAACGAGGTTAATCGTTGGAACGGGACACGAGTACAGAGCGCCGCTACATCAGAACTCTCTGATGTACAGCAGCCAGAACTAGAATCGAATGGAGACAAACACACGTGTAAACAGTGCGGCCGGATGTTTATGTCATTGAAAGGCTTGCATTCCCATGAGCACAGCCACGCAGCCATCAAGAAACTGGACAATAGCTCCACATCTGGATTAAAACACAA GAAAACTCTGGAAATGCACATGGAGACGGGTCACTCTACCTGCCAGTCAAAGCCTACTCATCAGAAGGACCTCTGCTGCCCTTTCTGTCTGTACCAAACTAAGAACAAGAACAACATGATTGATCACATTGTCTTGCATCGTG ggGAACGTGTAGTGCCAATAGAGGTTCGTCGCCCCAAGCTGTCACGTTGCCATCAAGGCATCATCTTTGGGTCAAAAAAG GTCATGAAGAATCATGAACTCGTAGGTCAGGGGAGCCTTGATCAGCTGGAGGCAAGCGTTGATAATGTGCCagtaacagaagaagaagaggaacatTTGTCTAACATGGACCAGCTAGATAAAGACAGAGGAGAAGTAGAAATGGAGGACCTTTTTGCAGACTGTGATGAGGTTCCACAAGCTGAGAACCTGGAAGAAAACTATACCACAGAGAAAAGTGCACTCCAGATCAGGGAATGCCAGGAAACCAACGGAGAAAGTCCTGGCGAGACTTCCGAATCAGACATTCAACATGAAAATGCCAAACCAAACTCTACTGTCCAACAAGAGCTGCAAAAACAAGCGGAGCTTGTGCTGCTAGAGACTGCAAGAGAACAGGAGACAGGAAAAGTGGAACAAAGTGTAACAGAAGTGAAAATTACAGATACCCCATGTGAGGATTACGGCGATTCAGAGGAAGACAGGCAGACAAATGAAAACCAAGCCCAACCTGAATTCACAGAATCTGGAGACAAACAACAAATGGAGACAGGAAATGTGGAACAAAGTGTAACAGAAGTGAAAATTACAGATACCCCATGTGAGGATTACGGCGATCCAGAGGAAGAGAGGCAGACAAATGAAGACCAAGCCCAACCTGAATTCACAGAATCTGGAGACAAACAACAAATGGAGACAGGAAATGTGGAACAAAGTGTAACAGAAGTGAAAATTACAGATACCCCATGTGAGGATTACGGCAATCcagaggaagagagacagacataTGAAAACCAAGCCCAACCTGAATTCACAGAATCTGGAGACAAACAACAAATGGAGACCGGAAATGTGGAACAAAGTGTAACAGAAGTGAAAATTACAGATATCCCATGTGAGGATTACGGCAATCcagaggaagagagacagacataTGAAAACCAAGCCCAACCTGAATTCACAGAATCTGGAGACAAACAACAAATGGAGACAGGAAATGTGGAACAAAGTGTAACAGAAGTGAAAATTACAGATACCCCATGTGAGGATTACGGCGATCCAGAGGAAGAGAGGCAGACAAATGAAAACCAAGCCCAACCTGAATTCACAGAATCTGGAGACAAACAACAAATGGAGACAGGAAATGTGGAACAAAGTGTAACAGAAGTGAAAATTACAGATACCCCATGTGAGGATTACGGCGATCCAGAGGAAGAGAGGCAGACAAATGAAAACCAAGCCCAACCTGAATTCACAGAATCTGGAGACAAACAACAAATGGAGACAGGAAATGTGGAACAAAGTGTAACAGAAGTGAAATCTACAGATACCCCATGTGAGGATTACGGCAATCcagaggaagagagacagacataTGAAAACCAAGCCCAACCTGAATTCACAGAATCTGGAGACAAACAACAAATGGAGACAGGAAATGTGGAACAAAGTGTAACAGAAGTGAAAATTACAGATACCCCATGTGAGGATTACGGCGATCcagaggaagagagacagacataTGAAAACCAAGCCCAACCTGAATTCACAGAATCTGGAGACAAACAACAAATGGAGACAGGAAATGTGGAACAAAGTGTAACAGAAGTGAAAATTACAGATACCCCATGTGAGGATTACGGCGATCCAGAGGAAGAGAGGCAGACATATGAAAACCAAGCCCAACCTGAATTCACAGAATCTGGAGACGAACAACAAATGGAGACAGGAAATGTGGAACAAAGTGTAACAGAAGTGAAAATTACAGATACCCCATGTGAGGATTACGGCGATCCAGAGGAAGAGAGGCAGACAAATGAAAACCAAGCCCAACCTGAATTCACAGAATCTGGAGACAAACAACAAATGGAGACAGGAAATGTGGAACAAAGTGTAACAGAAGTGAAAATTACAGATACCCCATGTGAGGATTACGGCGATCcagaggaagagagacagacaaatgaAAACCAAGCCCAACCTGAATTCACAGAATCTGGAGACAAACAACAAATGGAGACAGGAAATGTGGAACAAAGTGTAACAGAAGTGAAAATTACAGATACCCCATGTGAGGATTACGGCAATCCAGAGGAAGAGAGGCAGACAAATGAAAACCAAGCCCAACCTGAATTCACAGAATCTGGAGACAAACAACAAATGGAGACAGGAAATGTGGAACAAAGTGTAACAGAAGTGAAAATTACAGATACCCCATGTGAGGATTACGGCGATCCAGAGGAAGAGAGGCAGACAAATGAAAACCAAGCCCAACCTGAATTCACAGAATCTGGAGACAAACAACAAATGGAGACAGAAAATGATTTCAAAGTGGATGAAGAAACACCAGCTGAAAAGCAAGACGTTAAAGCACTTGAGCATAAAACACTGAACATTGAGGCAAAGGTAGAAGATGACATACTGCGTCATATCTTACAGTTGGCCAATGATGACAGCAAGATGCATAACAAGGCAGATGAGGGTAAAACGGTCAAGATGGAGAAGGGCACTGAGGCAAGTGATATCCCATTAGCTGAAGAGAGCAACTTCCCTTTGTTCCAGAATCCAAAGAATCAAGTTGGTATAGAGGCAAATTCAGCCTTAACAAAGCTAAATATTGCACATGTAAATAACACGAGGACAGAGGAGAGTTTAAAAATTGAAAGACATATGTTAACCCTCCCGCCCACTTGTGCACAACTTAAGATGATCACCGGCGATATTTTAGGTGTCTCGTTTACAAAATTAAAGCAGGAAGAAGTGCACACTCAGCAAAGCAGTGAACAGGAACCTAAACCTTGCACAGAAATACCAGTACTTGAGAAAGAATGTCTGAAGAAGGAAGTGCACTCTCCTGAATGCTtcaaggaggaagaagagaaaggtcCTTTCGAGCAGAAGCAAAACCAAGAATCTGAGATGCTCACAGAAGACGAGGAACGACACCAAGATCAGGCGCCTGGTGACCACGACGGGATGAAGGATGATGATTGTCTGCAAGAGCCTGAAG ACTGTTCTTGGCAGTGTCCACTTTGA
- the LOC112435653 gene encoding uncharacterized protein LOC112435653 isoform X3, giving the protein MKTTGVYKCDHCNTQLNGIRKLCYHMDRHRARMLKKAKAAQRKESLISTTLEQESSEPCRQDEMTTLETVNEVNRWNGTRVQSAATSELSDVQQPELESNGDKHTCKQCGRMFMSLKGLHSHEHSHAAIKKLDNSSTSGLKHKKTLEMHMETGHSTCQSKPTHQKDLCCPFCLYQTKNKNNMIDHIVLHRGERVVPIEVRRPKLSRCHQGIIFGSKKVMKNHELVGQGSLDQLEASVDNVPVTEEEEEHLSNMDQLDKDRGEVEMEDLFADCDEVPQAENLEENYTTEKSALQIRECQETNGESPGETSESDIQHENAKPNSTVQQELQKQAELVLLETAREQETGKVEQSVTEVKITDTPCEDYGDSEEDRQTNENQAQPEFTESGDKQQMETGNVEQSVTEVKITDTPCEDYGDPEEERQTNEDQAQPEFTESGDKQQMETGNVEQSVTEVKITDTPCEDYGNPEEERQTYENQAQPEFTESGDKQQMETGNVEQSVTEVKITDIPCEDYGNPEEERQTYENQAQPEFTESGDKQQMETGNVEQSVTEVKITDTPCEDYGDPEEERQTNENQAQPEFTESGDKQQMETGNVEQSVTEVKITDTPCEDYGDPEEERQTNENQAQPEFTESGDKQQMETGNVEQSVTEVKSTDTPCEDYGNPEEERQTYENQAQPEFTESGDKQQMETGNVEQSVTEVKITDTPCEDYGDPEEERQTYENQAQPEFTESGDKQQMETGNVEQSVTEVKITDTPCEDYGDPEEERQTYENQAQPEFTESGDEQQMETGNVEQSVTEVKITDTPCEDYGDPEEERQTNENQAQPEFTESGDKQQMETGNVEQSVTEVKITDTPCEDYGDPEEERQTNENQAQPEFTESGDKQQMETGNVEQSVTEVKITDTPCEDYGNPEEERQTNENQAQPEFTESGDKQQMETGNVEQSVTEVKITDTPCEDYGDPEEERQTNENQAQPEFTESGDKQQMETENDFKVDEETPAEKQDVKALEHKTLNIEAKVEDDILRHILQLANDDSKMHNKADEGKTVKMEKGTEASDIPLAEESNFPLFQNPKNQVGIEANSALTKLNIAHVNNTRTEESLKIERHMLTLPPTCAQLKMITGDILGVSFTKLKQEEVHTQQSSEQEPKPCTEIPVLEKECLKKEVHSPECFKEEEEKGPFEQKQNQESEMLTEDEERHQDQAPGDHDGMKDDDCLQEPEDCSWQCPL; this is encoded by the exons ATGAAAACCACAGGGGTTTACAAATGTGACCACTGCAACACACAATTAAATGGGATTAGAAAGTTGTGTTATCACATGGATCGCCACAGAGCAAGGATGCTAAAGAAGGCCAAGGCTGCGCAGAGAAAGGAGTCGCTTATTAGCACAACACTAGAGCAAGAATCCAGCGAG cccTGCAGGCAAGATGAAATGACCACATTGGAAACTGTGAACGAGGTTAATCGTTGGAACGGGACACGAGTACAGAGCGCCGCTACATCAGAACTCTCTGATGTACAGCAGCCAGAACTAGAATCGAATGGAGACAAACACACGTGTAAACAGTGCGGCCGGATGTTTATGTCATTGAAAGGCTTGCATTCCCATGAGCACAGCCACGCAGCCATCAAGAAACTGGACAATAGCTCCACATCTGGATTAAAACACAA GAAAACTCTGGAAATGCACATGGAGACGGGTCACTCTACCTGCCAGTCAAAGCCTACTCATCAGAAGGACCTCTGCTGCCCTTTCTGTCTGTACCAAACTAAGAACAAGAACAACATGATTGATCACATTGTCTTGCATCGTG ggGAACGTGTAGTGCCAATAGAGGTTCGTCGCCCCAAGCTGTCACGTTGCCATCAAGGCATCATCTTTGGGTCAAAAAAG GTCATGAAGAATCATGAACTCGTAGGTCAGGGGAGCCTTGATCAGCTGGAGGCAAGCGTTGATAATGTGCCagtaacagaagaagaagaggaacatTTGTCTAACATGGACCAGCTAGATAAAGACAGAGGAGAAGTAGAAATGGAGGACCTTTTTGCAGACTGTGATGAGGTTCCACAAGCTGAGAACCTGGAAGAAAACTATACCACAGAGAAAAGTGCACTCCAGATCAGGGAATGCCAGGAAACCAACGGAGAAAGTCCTGGCGAGACTTCCGAATCAGACATTCAACATGAAAATGCCAAACCAAACTCTACTGTCCAACAAGAGCTGCAAAAACAAGCGGAGCTTGTGCTGCTAGAGACTGCAAGAGAACAGGAGACAGGAAAAGTGGAACAAAGTGTAACAGAAGTGAAAATTACAGATACCCCATGTGAGGATTACGGCGATTCAGAGGAAGACAGGCAGACAAATGAAAACCAAGCCCAACCTGAATTCACAGAATCTGGAGACAAACAACAAATGGAGACAGGAAATGTGGAACAAAGTGTAACAGAAGTGAAAATTACAGATACCCCATGTGAGGATTACGGCGATCCAGAGGAAGAGAGGCAGACAAATGAAGACCAAGCCCAACCTGAATTCACAGAATCTGGAGACAAACAACAAATGGAGACAGGAAATGTGGAACAAAGTGTAACAGAAGTGAAAATTACAGATACCCCATGTGAGGATTACGGCAATCcagaggaagagagacagacataTGAAAACCAAGCCCAACCTGAATTCACAGAATCTGGAGACAAACAACAAATGGAGACCGGAAATGTGGAACAAAGTGTAACAGAAGTGAAAATTACAGATATCCCATGTGAGGATTACGGCAATCcagaggaagagagacagacataTGAAAACCAAGCCCAACCTGAATTCACAGAATCTGGAGACAAACAACAAATGGAGACAGGAAATGTGGAACAAAGTGTAACAGAAGTGAAAATTACAGATACCCCATGTGAGGATTACGGCGATCCAGAGGAAGAGAGGCAGACAAATGAAAACCAAGCCCAACCTGAATTCACAGAATCTGGAGACAAACAACAAATGGAGACAGGAAATGTGGAACAAAGTGTAACAGAAGTGAAAATTACAGATACCCCATGTGAGGATTACGGCGATCCAGAGGAAGAGAGGCAGACAAATGAAAACCAAGCCCAACCTGAATTCACAGAATCTGGAGACAAACAACAAATGGAGACAGGAAATGTGGAACAAAGTGTAACAGAAGTGAAATCTACAGATACCCCATGTGAGGATTACGGCAATCcagaggaagagagacagacataTGAAAACCAAGCCCAACCTGAATTCACAGAATCTGGAGACAAACAACAAATGGAGACAGGAAATGTGGAACAAAGTGTAACAGAAGTGAAAATTACAGATACCCCATGTGAGGATTACGGCGATCcagaggaagagagacagacataTGAAAACCAAGCCCAACCTGAATTCACAGAATCTGGAGACAAACAACAAATGGAGACAGGAAATGTGGAACAAAGTGTAACAGAAGTGAAAATTACAGATACCCCATGTGAGGATTACGGCGATCCAGAGGAAGAGAGGCAGACATATGAAAACCAAGCCCAACCTGAATTCACAGAATCTGGAGACGAACAACAAATGGAGACAGGAAATGTGGAACAAAGTGTAACAGAAGTGAAAATTACAGATACCCCATGTGAGGATTACGGCGATCCAGAGGAAGAGAGGCAGACAAATGAAAACCAAGCCCAACCTGAATTCACAGAATCTGGAGACAAACAACAAATGGAGACAGGAAATGTGGAACAAAGTGTAACAGAAGTGAAAATTACAGATACCCCATGTGAGGATTACGGCGATCcagaggaagagagacagacaaatgaAAACCAAGCCCAACCTGAATTCACAGAATCTGGAGACAAACAACAAATGGAGACAGGAAATGTGGAACAAAGTGTAACAGAAGTGAAAATTACAGATACCCCATGTGAGGATTACGGCAATCCAGAGGAAGAGAGGCAGACAAATGAAAACCAAGCCCAACCTGAATTCACAGAATCTGGAGACAAACAACAAATGGAGACAGGAAATGTGGAACAAAGTGTAACAGAAGTGAAAATTACAGATACCCCATGTGAGGATTACGGCGATCCAGAGGAAGAGAGGCAGACAAATGAAAACCAAGCCCAACCTGAATTCACAGAATCTGGAGACAAACAACAAATGGAGACAGAAAATGATTTCAAAGTGGATGAAGAAACACCAGCTGAAAAGCAAGACGTTAAAGCACTTGAGCATAAAACACTGAACATTGAGGCAAAGGTAGAAGATGACATACTGCGTCATATCTTACAGTTGGCCAATGATGACAGCAAGATGCATAACAAGGCAGATGAGGGTAAAACGGTCAAGATGGAGAAGGGCACTGAGGCAAGTGATATCCCATTAGCTGAAGAGAGCAACTTCCCTTTGTTCCAGAATCCAAAGAATCAAGTTGGTATAGAGGCAAATTCAGCCTTAACAAAGCTAAATATTGCACATGTAAATAACACGAGGACAGAGGAGAGTTTAAAAATTGAAAGACATATGTTAACCCTCCCGCCCACTTGTGCACAACTTAAGATGATCACCGGCGATATTTTAGGTGTCTCGTTTACAAAATTAAAGCAGGAAGAAGTGCACACTCAGCAAAGCAGTGAACAGGAACCTAAACCTTGCACAGAAATACCAGTACTTGAGAAAGAATGTCTGAAGAAGGAAGTGCACTCTCCTGAATGCTtcaaggaggaagaagagaaaggtcCTTTCGAGCAGAAGCAAAACCAAGAATCTGAGATGCTCACAGAAGACGAGGAACGACACCAAGATCAGGCGCCTGGTGACCACGACGGGATGAAGGATGATGATTGTCTGCAAGAGCCTGAAG ACTGTTCTTGGCAGTGTCCACTTTGA